GATTAGGTTGGACTTTAAATTCGGGGCGTCGTAACGTGTCGTGAAGAAAATACGTTGGCGCGATTACAATCATGTATTTTCTGGCAAGCCGTACTCGTTTCTTGGTCGCAATAGCGGGCAGATAGGCAGAAGACAAGCTGACCAAATATATGCCGGCGGCTGCTCGAATACAAAAGAAGGCTCAAAAGAGATCGAGTGGAAGAGAATGGTCGCCAGACGAACGAACGTAATACCGTACGTTGTAGGTACAGTcggtgggtaggtaggtgatgGGAGGTTTCGGTGTGGCGCGCGAATCAGTGTTGGTACGGTACtttggtttgtttgttggCCTTCCGAGGGCGGCCGTCAGAATCCAGCCTAACAAGTGAGAGAATTCCCACcaacaacaagaaaagaagtATGCACTTGGAGATCAGTGCCTGATTGTGAAGGTAAGAATGAGGAGGGATGTGAGGGTCCTCAAAGTCAAGCTGCCTCGGGAACGGGCCAGAAGTTAACAGCGAAAAGTCAAAACGATACGGGAGCtttgcctcttttttttttaaaagcCAACCTTGCAACATAACCCGTCAATTCACAAATCCGTCCATTGACAAGATCTGAAGGCCTCAGGCACCCACCCATCAGCTCCCGGACCCCACATTCTAGAGCGTCACTGGGATCAGTAACCTATCAATTAGAGATCATCAGGGTTCGGGGAAAGGTAGCTGTGGACCCGCCAGGCTCCCAACATCTAGCGGCCGCCAAGGCTTGTTTGAGATTGAATCCCAGCACCATTCATCGTCGCCGACTGAAAGGGTGGCGCCTGGACCTGTAGCAGTAGAAAATTCTTTCCGCACAAATGTTTTCTTCTCGACAAACCCATGATATTCTAGTCGCCTCTGACGTTATTCTAGCTTCATGTCGCAATAgagcaacttttttttttctcgctcaCCCCGTTGCACCACATATTCATGCCCTGCCCCTGAAATCAGTCCAAAGCAACACGTGAGCTGCTTCATGGGACAAACCAAACCCCTGACATGCTGTACATACGGCTTAACGATTACTACGGTAAGGTCCCATTGCCCAGTGTGGGGAATTGGTTCTTGTTGCTGCGTTCACCACGACCCGCCTAGCTGTCAATGGTCAATGGAAACAATTGGGGCATTGTGGGTTATAATGATCGTCAAATGCCAATTCATTATCATCAGATGTCTATACGGAGTACGTTGTATACATCAATTCCAATGCCTCGTAATTCCGTGCCAAGCTCGCATACTATAATTAGGCATGCAAAGGGTCTTTCAAGCATCTTCACCAGGAACTGGAACACCTTACCAACCAAAGACACTGCCCAGCGCATTCTTCATCGCAAAATAGATTTGCACTCCTGCGCCGGCGAAGGGCCGCAAGACATATGGAGAGTTGAAGCTGACAATCTTGCTCATGGCCTTGACGACCTTTTTCTCAGGCGGCTCGGATGAGAAAAACCAAATATTCATCATGTCATTAGTGAGCGTCGTGTATCCATCTACCCGCGGCCCCATCTCTATCTCGTGTCTTTCGACCGCCTTGTCGAGACGATCAGCGAGGGATACCTCTGTATTGTCGTCTCTGATCGCTGCGATGATAGCTGCCGACAGGTCCAGGGAATCTTTGAGACCGACGTTGACGCCCTCGCCTGCAAATGGGGTCATGACGTGCGCCGCATCGCCAATGATTGTGGCGCCCCGGCGGTGCTTCCAGCGGAACCCCACAGGAAGCATGTGGAGCTGACGTGGGATACATTTCTCCTCACAGTTTGCCAGGCCGTCCTTCAACGTTTCGTTGTAGTCGGCAAAGGTCCCGTTCTTTCCAAGGAGTATCTCCTTGACATCAGCCAACGCGGGCGGATTCTTGCGCTGCTCATCCATCCAACTCTCGTCCGCTCTGAAGATGGCATAGACATGAAGCTCTCCAGAACCCATTTGCTGGAACACCAGTTCGCGGCCTTCAGGAGCGTGTGCGAAAATACTACCGCGGTTGGCTAGCTTATAGAGCTCGGGGGTTCTCGTTTCCGGCTCCGGTATGGCAATCTCGTACATGCTTAGGCCAGAATAGACTGGCACCTGATTGCTCAACAGCTTGCGCACCTTGCTCCATGCTCCTTCTGCACCAACAATAAGGTCGAAGCCGGACTCGGTGCTGTCTCTGAAGACAAGGCGGCCATCCTCTTCGACGCTTTTCAGGTGGTGGCCCCAGCGAATCATACCTTCGGGCAAGCTCTGGCCGAGTAGTTGCCTGAGCAAGGCGCGATCAATTTCAGGGCGTGAGCCAGCAAGGCGAGACTTGTCCTTCCCCGAGGCCTCCAACTGGACCAGTATTTTGCCCTTTTCATTCATTATTTTCATCGCCTCGCCATCGTAGCGTGCCAGCTCCTCAAACTCCTTGTCGAGGCCGGCAGCTCTCATGGCGGCCAGGCCCGTGTCGGTATGTAAGTCCAAAGTGCCGCCCTGCGACCGGTAATTTGGTGAATCTTCGCCCTCGAAAACAGTACATTCGATATCTGCTAGGTATAAGAGACGTGCAAGCATGCAGCCGACTGGACCAGCTCCAATGATTGCTATCTTGGGACTTGGAGGCTTTGTAGTGGCCATCGTGAAGATGTGTTGGGGAATGAGGTTTGTTACTTGTTctgaaaaaaaacgaaactGGAAAAAAAGCGCACTAGATCTAGACCTAGATAGGAGTTGAGGAGGTATTTCTTGACGACTGTGCTTACAAGTGCAAGTGTTGATATCTCTTGTACGCCAACATTACAAAAGGCTTGGCAAATGGTTCCTGTCTTCGATATATTTATACATGACGCCGCTCGGTAAAGCCGGAACATTCCACAAATACTATTGCATATCAATATTACCTAGGCCTGGATAGATGCAGTACTTGCATCCTTCGCTTGCATGTTGTCATTAACCTGTCCGAACGAATTCGAACGGGTGTTCGGCGGCTTCCAGCGCAGACTACTTGTCAATGCCAATGGAAGCTAGGGCGGATTCCGGGTTTCGCCTTTCGGCCCTAGCTATGAGTGAAAATGACGAACCACCACGACGCGATCTTGTGTTAGAGACTGGATCCGGCGTGCCTTATACCGTTAAGAATCGCTGTCCGTGCGAGGCTCCACCAAAACACAAACCAGTGACCAACACATTCGGTGTTTGCGGACCATGGCCAAGGCCTCAATGCGCTGCCGTCGTGTTGAGACTCAAATCCGAGACCGAGACAAGGACGTGATACTTCTGCCCTCGCAGTACGTCATTCAAAGTCACATGTCTTGCTTGGAAAGGCCAATGTATGGTAAAACTGTGTGCTGCCGCCTCAGACACGGGATTTAGCCGCAATTTAATAGGAGCAGTGCATTATTAAGACCAGGCCAAGTCGAGAACCCTGCCGCCCGCTGCGGTACGAGGCACACCGGTACTCGCTCTAACCGTTTCTGTTCCTGTCATTGCTCACCTAgaagcaacaacaaccaaaAAGAAACGAACATTAGCGAGCGCAATGAGGGGATGCCGGATCATCCCATCTCATATTCGGAGTATCCTCTAGGGCGAACTACGAAGTATCTAATCGTCTTGGGAAACCAAGGCAAGCTACAGTAGCTACTGCGCAATCAGGTAAGCAAGGTATCATGCCAACATGCAAGAAACAATATAGCACATACTGCACCAAGTAAGAAACTTTCAATTAAGCGTATTAGAAGTGCTTGTTTATCATCCGTCGAATAAAGTTGGCTACCTGACTTGGCATTAGTCTACACCGTAGTTTGAGGCCACGATCAAAGACTTGGCTTGATGGTTAGTTGGTTAAGTTGGTTGGGATTTCCCTCACGAGAAGTGGACGATGTCGAAACGAGATCCCGGTCGTCCAAACGCCTCTTTCCTGAGGATGGTCATCATGGACGATAAGCCCGTTGAGAAACCAGTGAGCCGATATAGGTTCCGCTGGTTTCATTAAAGAACCCAATGTCCGATTTGGCCAAACGCTGTTGGCATGTGGACGGGAAGTGCTGGCTAGTAAGAAACTCGTCCTGAGCCTGACAACCCGCTTCTTTACCCCGATGATCTGTCTAACCCGCATTAGGTCCGCACTGTGGTGGGGGTGGTGAAACACCAGGTTGCAATACGGATAAGGTCGCTTCGCAGTACAGTGCGCTTTACAGACGCAGAGGCAGGAAGTGGGGCGGGTTGGGCGCCGCCCAAATCGGCACCCGCAGATCGTTCAACGCAGGAATTTACCTGCCAGCTGCGACGACGAGTTCAAAGCCGCCTGTCACCGTCCGACTGACCTGCAAGCTTCCTGCTGCGAGTCGACGCTCAGGGCCTCTTTAGTTTTTCTGTTTCTTGTGAAAAACAATGTCAATAAACATCGACTGGTACGTACCACGCTGATGCTACCAGTGCTACAACACTTTGCTCTACGCTTGATTTAAATTTCGCCACGTGAAGCGAGCGACTCCGCGACGCGTACCAACAATTTACGATTGCTGCGTTTGCCCAACCAAACCAACCCAATACGATTCGATTCGATAACGATACCACGCCGAAGCGACCGCCACAATCGCACACCCGGCCGCCTGGCTAGGGCTTACGAATTATCGCTTCAATACGAGATGCAGGCTCAAGGAGGATCTCAACGTTCGATGCAGAGACGATCGCCCGGTGCAGAACCAGGCCCGCCGCCAAATATTCCCGTGCGATCCATATCTCCCGCAATCAACATGATGGCCGGCCCGGTCCAACCACGCGCCTCAACGGCTTCAAACAGGTCGACTGGAAGCAGCAGCGGAGGCGGCGGAGCGGTCTCTTATGGCCCAGGAAATTCCGGTGGAGGTAGCACCCGGCGGACTAACGTATGTGTTTTGGCTTCCATCCTGCGTCATTATTGCCCTATCACAAGCTTTCTACCTGCAGCGCAGCAAGTGCTTTGACCGTGTTTCTGtctgcagaaaaaaaatagctATTCACTTTCCCCGTTTTCTTTCGTCCCATATAATGTTGCTCCATTATTTGCCATTACTTGAGTGCAATATGGACCTCCTGCTTTTGAACACGCTGATTGCTCACACTCAATATACCGACCAGTCATCGGGCAGCTCCGCAATGCCTCTATCCCAAATAGAAAAGAGTGTCACACGGCTACTCGTGGCAACAAAGCAGCTCTTGGAAATCCTCACACAGTGGTCGCGTGGGCAGGCAACAGACAGCCAAGTATCTGATGTTTATGTCAGACTCGGGTACGAGTTCAACATGGCATGCCGTGCTTTTGGTGCCATCAACGTCGATACTAGTGACTTGGGAAACGTGCCTGAAAAGCTGCGCAATATTCTTGAATCAACACTTAGCCAAGAAGCCAGCGTCGAGAGTTTGGAAAATTACTTGCCCAAGATCCGCGACATTATAATCAACCTTCTCCACGGTCTCAAGAGAAAACAGCAAAAGCTGAGGCAAAAGCCTCGGGACAGGGAGGATACTTCGGCCCCTGATAACAACTTGGGCCGGACCtcgagcaccagcaccacggCAAGCACAAACACCGGTTTGAGCTCGTTACTAAACGAAGGAATCGAAAATGGGTACCGACCCGATTCTCAGAGCGGACCGAGCAAGAACGCAGCGAGCAACCGGCGAATGCCGCGGGATCAGTCGCAAAACTCAGTTGCTTCCGAGCAGTCATCATTATCGAGCAATACCATGCAAAACATGCCGGTACTCCCTCCATATCCTGGCGACGAGTCCATTCCCGACCGACCACCGCCGCAAGAACCAGTCGACGTAAACTCTTTTCCACCGCCACCTCCGCCAAAGGCTCAACAAAGTGCGCTTGCGGCGCTACAACGGGGCGGGGACTTGGAAAGAAGAGCTTCAAGGAGATATTCAGCTTATCAAATATCCAAGCATCTTGGTCCGGGCGCAAATGGCATACCTATGCTCCCCGCGCAGATGGGGCCTATCCCCAACAGAGGCCGCGGCGAAATCAAGGAATCGCTGCGCGCAGTGCAGGGAAGGTCAGACACGCGACGAAATGCTCCGAATCAACGTGCCTCACGTCTGGATGGTTCGCCTGTCCGTACCCCAAGTCGTGTCACAGAAGACAAGCAGTCATTCGACTCTGAACAAGCCGACTCTCAGTCAACGACAAGACAGCCTGAGACCAGCGCCACGCTCAGGGGCCCTCCTACCGACGAATTTCCGGTCGGTGTGCCTGACGATGGAGACCTGACTCCACAGCCCTCGCGGACCAACGCCAAGGACTACACATCAGTCGAGAAAGAGCCTACAACGGctgcgacgacgacgccagAAAAGAAGTCTATGGGCGAGCAGTCGCCCACAGCCGCGAAGGAGCTGACCCTATTTCTGCAGTACAAGTCGAAGGTTAAAAAGTTTGTGCTGCCCAGTGGCTACAGCGGGCTTACCCTCGGGCGACTCCAGCTTGCATTTATCGAGAAGTTCTCTTGGAACACTCATAACAACGGCGCCGATTTGCCCGAAATATATATACAGGATCCTGTATCAGGGGTCCGACATGAGCTCGAGGATCTGGCTGATATCAAAGATCGTACCGTGCTTGTGCTCAATGTCGAGGCCCTGGACGAGGTCAAGAGACATATTGATGAGGGACTGAATTCGATCAAGACAATCGTAAAGGAAGTCAAACAAAACGTTGACGACCACTCGACAGCTCTGCAACGAGTTTCGGATAGACAACAGGAAGCTGCTAAGGAAATCGCACGCCTGGCCGCCGCACCGCCGCAGGCACCCATGACGCCGCCGGCCGAACACTCGCCGCGATCATCAGCCACTTCATCAGCACCTGCTAACTCTCGGAGGCCAAATCCCAGCGAGTTGTCTGAGATCAGAAATCTTCGTCGTGATCTCGCGGTCCTGCGACAGACATACTCGCACTTCCAGTCCGAAATTGAAGGCTCAATGGCGTCACTGCGGACCAAGGCCAACAACGTCAAGGTTGCAGCAGCAAAGGCATCTATGTCTGATATTGAGGCCGGGGGTGGTCAAGCATACGTGATCAAGGGTCGCAAGCAGCTTAACACCGACTCTGACAGACTTGTCACACAGGTCGACGATCTTCAGGATATAGTTGAGGATCTACGAAAGGATGTCGTCACCCGTGGTGTCCGCCCGCGCCCTCGTCAGCTGGAGACGGTTGCTAAGGAGATATCACAGCTTACCATAGAGCTTAAGAAGATGGAGGAGTATATGAAACGCGAGAAACCCGTGTGGACACGAATCTGGGAGAAGGAGTTGGAAGAAGTGTGTCAAGGTCGCGAGGAGCTGCGCATTATGGAGGAGCTTATGATCGATCTCCAGGACGATCTGGAAAAGGCGTCCGAGACCTTCGCGCTCGTGGAACAGGCAACCAAAGAACAACTCAAAGATGCCGGAGCAGGCAACGCCGCCGGGCCGATTGGTCCTGGTGTGCTCAGGCAGTTTTCACGAGGCCTAGAGAACATTGGCAACAACGCTTTCGTCGATCCCTCGGCTGCTAAAGAAGGCGTCCTTGGAGAGGTGCGGGCTTTACAGCCGAACCACGAGAATCGCCTCGAGGCCATCGAGCGCGCTGAGAAGTTGCGGCAGAAAGAGCTCGAAACACGCAAAGGCAACGCATTGACTAAGGAAATCACTGCGTttgtgggcgagggcaagcTCAAGAAGTCCGGAGGCTTCGAGGAGGTTGAGCGGGCCAGAAAGGCAATGGATGATAAGATTCGTAGGGAGGTATGGGAGAGGCAGAACGGCATTGTGCCAGAGAATCCCGTTGGAGAGGAGTCAGCACCTGAGACGGGTGGCAACGCGGCTGAAGTTGAGCCTGATCAGGCTGCCCCGCAAGCTTGACGTTGGCTGGAGTATGACGAGGCAGGATGATGTTCTTGGAAAGAAGACGATGTACGCATCACCttatgtttctttttctttcccatGGCAGAATATGCCAGATACGCGCGATGGGTTTCTATTACATTTCTTACGTTCATATTTTTCATGTCTTAACTTGAACTGTTGGACAAGACTTTATTGATTACATTTATTTTTCCATGTTCGCCAGGCAACTTTGGGAGCGTTGTTTACAGCATATACTAGCTTCTCGAGGCTCCTGtttgttgcttttttcttcttctttttttgcggtAATTGGGTGGGAGTTTGTTCACGTGAAGCGTGGAGCATTTGTCATTATTTGGATCTCAACTTGACATGTACGTTACCTTGAGTATCTTTATTTGGTCCCGGCTACACTTGACTTTCTCGACTTGGATCCCTCGGGATTGGGTATATGCGCCTTGGAGTCTGAATACCTGTATAGAACCCCTTCAACACTGAAAGGAAATTTATTTCGACCTGAAAACTTGTAGCACATTGTTCGGCTTACTTGAATGACTTTGAGATACTGTAAAAGAAAGGGGGAAACCGGCGTGGGCTCGTTGAATTCATTTTTATTTCAAAGTTGCTTTGGAGAGTCTAGCTACTATCAGGCTTGATGTGCTGATCATCTTTTGCGAAAGAATTGGCCACGATGAACGGGAAGCATGAGGTTGCCTCCAGGTATACCTGTCGTTGTGGAAGGGATTGCCGATTAGTTTTACTAGCTGCATCCTGGCGGCCACCAGGCTGTGATGCAAGACGCTTACCTTGACCGCGTCAGCTCCGGCCTTGATCTTGCCCCACGAGACAGCCTCGTCAGGTCTCGCGCCGGCGTCACTACCGTCAAACTCCTGAGCCGTGTTGATGTATACGGCAGACTCGGCGCCATTGCGCATCAAACAGGCATTGGCGATGTGGTGCTTCACGACACCACCACCGAGGATGATGATACCGGCCCGCTTGGCCCGCACGGCGATGGTGTTGATCTTGCGGATGTCCTCGACGATGTCGACGCGCAGGTGCCGCGGCGACGCCTTGAAGCTGTGAAAGTACAGCATGTCGCCGAGGCTGCCGTCAGTCAGCGCGGGGCAGAAGACGGGTATGTCGTTCTTCCAGGCCCAGTAGTAGACGGAGCGCTCGTCGTTGATCTCCTGGCCGAGGCGGTGGATGACCTTGCTCGGGGTCCAGTTGACCGCGTCCTGGCCGTCGTCGCCCTTGCCCCTGCCGGCCTCCTGCTCCTCGAGCATCTTGTCGAGGATGGGGACGACCCAGTCCTCAAAGGCGCAATAGTTGGAGTTGGGAACGACGAGGTTCCCGATGCGGTTGAGGCCCTTCTTGCGCAGGTCGGCGCCCGGGGCGCTAAAGGACGACATGTACGTGTCGCCGAGGCACTTGATCAGGTCctcctcgacgccgccggccgTGGTGACGATGGCCGAGACGTGCTTGTGCTGAACGAGGTAGCGTAGGACGCCGCGAAGGCCCGACGAGATGAGGTTGGAGGTGTAGCCCAAGAAGATCGTGGTGCGCTCGCCTGTTTCTGGGTCGCTCCATGCTCTCTATTTTTGGTTGTTTTGGTTGTTGCAAAGACAAGACCACTTGGTCAGCTATCATGTCCATCTCatttgagaaaaaaaactattttccttccctgcaagaaaaaaaagcatcaaAAAATATAGCAAATAAAAACATGGTTTTTGTTTCAATCTCTTTTAGCTAACCATGTCGTTTATAATGCGGACTGCCTCACACATAGATGAGGCTTGGAACCCCATGTGCCTCATGCCGTCGAGGAGGTCCTCGGCCGTGATGGGACGGCCGCGGAACTTGTTGAAGTCTAGCTCCTCGACCTTTTGCGAGCCGGCCGGCATTTCGGCCGATTGGACCAGGACAGCATCCTTGGCCTGCGTGGGGGCTTGGGACTCTTGTGACATTATTTTTCGTTGGCGTGCCGGTGGAACAAAGTACTGTGGACTTAAGGTACTATTGTCGAAACTAATACCTTCAAGTTTTAGACTCAGTGTGGGTTGCAATGCAAAGGATGAAGCCAAAAAAGATTTGGAtgttaggtaaggtaggccgACTTAGATGCAGAGGGGCGAGGCAAGGGAGGGGCTCTCCATAAAACACATGACTGTGCTGAGGTCTGGATTTACTGTAATGTACTACTGTATGTACCTTATGTACGTACCGGCAGGTGCGGAAAGAATACGCCGTTGACATTGGATGGTCGGTCCACCTTAACCTAGGACCTAATCAGCAAGCGGTACCACTTTGGTACTGAACTTGCTACCTTGGGTATTACGTATTGTCCGTACTTCTACCGTAAGAgatcaaaaaaagaagaaaaaaaaagcaatggCCAGCCTCTTTGCGCCCAGTCGGGTGACGGGAACTGGCATGAGTCGAAAAACCCATACCTTAAACCAAATGCGTAACCGAAAAGCTCGAAGTTTCGTCGGTGCAGAGATCCCCGCTGCAAAGTTTGCCAGACTTGCAGCTACTGTCCGGCATGCTCACTAATTAGGTCGAATTATTATCCGACGGACAGTCAAATATCCTGGTGCGTGTGTGTACACACCGTACCATGCCCGCCTGCAGCTGTGGTAAAATGAATCAAATTTCCAACCAGTCTGACGGCGCGGCTATGTGATCCATGTTCTGTTGCTTTGCGTGGTGGAGTCCCTTACTCCGTCTCCGTACATTGAAGGAAGGGCTCTTCCCGTCATGCGACGGCCAGGTTGCTTTTTCATCGACCTTATTTTGCCCAAGTTTTTGTGCGCAGGGTCGATGAAAGCAGATTTGGGCGTCATGGAATCAATTTGGGGTCGTTACATGGTCggcgagtttttttttttcttttttttttttttttttctctgatCGGGTCGCCACTCTTTTCACAGGTCACCCCGGCCATTTCAGTTTTTCAAGGTCATCGGTGCCATGGATGTCATCAAATTCATCAAACAAAATAccacaaaaagaaaccaggggtcgcacacacacacaccttGACACTTCTCGCCCTGGGTGTGATGATGCGTGGTGACCTAAACGACTAATGTGTGGACGACCAAGGAGATGGAGCTCAGTGGGGATTTGAGACAGCACAAGGGCCGGCTTGATGAATCAAGTCCTGGGCCCAATTAAGCTTAGCGCAGGCCCGGTAGCGGCAAGCGCCACGCGCATTGGAGCACGGTTTGAGGCTGGGATGattgggctgggcttggcCGGGGGGGTGTGTGGGTGTCTTTGCAGGCTTTTACCGGGGGTAACGCCCGCCGCAGCACCAAGGGTGCCCGGGAATCGAGAAAGCACGGGCGGGTGGGTTTGGCCTGGTTTGGTTTGGCCTGATGGATCTCGAATTCGGGGTGACCTTCATTCTCCTCGAAAAGGCTTTTTGCTTGTTTTGTCCCGTAGCAGCTTTTCAGCAATCCGGCAGCCGAAAcggggagaaaaaaacaagcgcAGCCTTCATCCAACAGCGCTGCCGAGTTAAACATCTCGCTTCCGCTAGTAACATCACGGATATCGTATAGAATCGAGAATTCTTTCAACTCTAAACCCACCACACCACACCACGCGCGAGGCTCAGCTGTCGCCGAGGCCACGGCTTGAACCGCGAAGTTACGCCTTAGGCACGACCGTGACTGTTTGTGATCACCAGCGCCAAACAGCATCGACGAGATCAAGTCTGTAACGAATTCGTGTTGCATCCCAATCACGAATAAGCACACGTACACTCACACGTACGCAGAAATCGACGCGCTGCATTGCCCTTGGACGGTCAGAAGGGTAGAAATTATTATCAACCCTAGAGCCAGTGGGCGTTGAAATGAACACAGTTTTCACCGGGACTTAGTTGTATCAGGGCCGCTGTGCCCTTCACTCATGTAATGTGCGTACCTATTGCAACCTGTTCctggggctttttttttatactgcAGGTCGAAACCTTGAGCTATTCCAAGCGGGTGGCGACAAATCCCTGCCGCGGACATTGCATCAAACTTTGTTTTGGTCGTGGTGTTTTGTACAGCCAACatcatgcaagacatgcgtACTTATCCATAACCATACATACAGGTCTAGATACGGCGGTCGCTACGATGGCGATCGACGCTCTCGGTCTCCTCACAGGTCCCCGGATCGCTACAACGATCGCGGGCCGCCTTATAACGACCTCGATCGGCGCCGGCTCTCGGGAGAATCACGCGCCAACCAGTCGGCTTTTGGTGCAAACAGAGATGGATACCACAACCCGCCGTTTGGAAGAGAGCCTCCCAGAGGGCCCAAGGCACTGATAGATGGTCCTGGTGGTCCCAGAGGTGGCTATGCTGGCGAGTATCGCGGGAGAGGTGGGCGCGGACGAGGAAGGGGTTTCCGGGACGACAGTCGTGACCGCGCACGCGATCGCGAAGACCATCGCGTTGATCGCCGAGACCTACAGTTCCGCGACGAAAGGCTGGAGCGGACTGACAGAAGTAGGGAACGAGAGCGCGATTTTAGGCACCAAGGAGACAGCTTTCGCGGCCGACGTCCATCTCCTCCTAGGCCGCGGTCTCCACTAGGAAGGGAACGCGATTTCCACAACCGCGACAGAGAACGCGATGTACCCTTGGGCGTTGATGCCGAGAGAGCTAGACGAGGTTCTCGTGACGGTCCTCTCTCTGCGGGATCTTCCAACTCGGATCAGCACTTTGGGCATCAAATGTACCGAGGAAATCCAAGAGGCGGGCGtggtcgaggccgaggcgaaAGGGATCGGGGCGGTCGAGGGGGAAGGAACTCGATATATGATGATCGTGACCGGTACCGCAGCCGCTCTCAGGATGGGCGCTGGGGAGGACGGGACATGCGGGATGAGCGCGACGCACCGCCAAGGATTATGGACGATCATCGGCCACTGAGAGATCCCAGAGATGATCGCTCTCCTCGTGAACGCGATCTCATCAGGCCCAAGGCGGAAAGAAATTCTTTGACTCACGAGCAGCAACCGCAAGCCAAGGAAATATCGCCACCGCCCATCGCACCGTCAGCGCCCGCATACGGATCCATAGTCCCCAGCAGGCTTCCATCTGCCGGAGAGATACAAACTCCCACAGGCAAAGCGCCGCCTACGGGGCCACGCGCTTTGACAGAGGAGCGGCCCGTATCAGCCGGTCACCAGGCAGGAAGTGAGCGTGGGCCATCTGTTGGACCATCCAAAGCTGCCAGTCACGACGGTAGCCCTCCGATACCAACTGGGCCTCgtgcacagcagcagcagcagcagcagcagcaaccgcCACCGCAGCCCAGGCCGTCGAGCAAACAGTGGATTAACCCAGCAATCAGTGGTAAAAGAGTGCCCGATTCGCCCAAGTTGAACAGATCGCAGAGCTTCGCATCGCAACATCCAAGGCCTTTCGATCATCGCCCTGCCTCTTCGGGCTCCGAGCGTCAAAATGAGTATGGAAATCGCCCGACTAGTAGTGACGCCAAGTCGGATGCTCACACGGATAGTCATCTCCATTCGCTACATATGGCCGAGCCCGGAGAGATCCTGCCTGATCACGTCGTGCGGGAGACGCAATCTGCTAGGGCGTCGATAGATCGTGAGATGCGACCACCTTGGTCGGCTGTGGACAGCTCCATGCCGCCGTTTGGATCAGCAGCAAGCAT
The Pyricularia oryzae 70-15 chromosome 1, whole genome shotgun sequence DNA segment above includes these coding regions:
- a CDS encoding tetracycline resistance protein transposon; translated protein: MRAAGLDKEFEELARYDGEAMKIMNEKGKILVQLEASGKDKSRLAGSRPEIDRALLRQLLGQSLPEGMIRWGHHLKSVEEDGRLVFRDSTESGFDLIVGAEGAWSKVRKLLSNQVPVYSGLSMYEIAIPEPETRTPELYKLANRGSIFAHAPEGRELVFQQMGSGELHVYAIFRADESWMDEQRKNPPALADVKEILLGKNGTFADYNETLKDGLANCEEKCIPRQLHMLPVGFRWKHRRGATIIGDAAHVMTPFAGEGVNVGLKDSLDLSAAIIAAIRDDNTEVSLADRLDKAVERHEIEMGPRVDGYTTLTNDMMNIWFFSSEPPEKKVVKAMSKIVSFNSPYVLRPFAGAGVQIYFAMKNALGSVFGCMRAWHGITRHWN
- a CDS encoding bud site selection protein 6; its protein translation is MQAQGGSQRSMQRRSPGAEPGPPPNIPVRSISPAINMMAGPVQPRASTASNRSTGSSSGGGGAVSYGPGNSGGGSTRRTNSSGSSAMPLSQIEKSVTRLLVATKQLLEILTQWSRGQATDSQVSDVYVRLGYEFNMACRAFGAINVDTSDLGNVPEKLRNILESTLSQEASVESLENYLPKIRDIIINLLHGLKRKQQKLRQKPRDREDTSAPDNNLGRTSSTSTTASTNTGLSSLLNEGIENGYRPDSQSGPSKNAASNRRMPRDQSQNSVASEQSSLSSNTMQNMPVLPPYPGDESIPDRPPPQEPVDVNSFPPPPPPKAQQSALAALQRGGDLERRASRRYSAYQISKHLGPGANGIPMLPAQMGPIPNRGRGEIKESLRAVQGRSDTRRNAPNQRASRLDGSPVRTPSRVTEDKQSFDSEQADSQSTTRQPETSATLRGPPTDEFPVGVPDDGDLTPQPSRTNAKDYTSVEKEPTTAATTTPEKKSMGEQSPTAAKELTLFLQYKSKVKKFVLPSGYSGLTLGRLQLAFIEKFSWNTHNNGADLPEIYIQDPVSGVRHELEDLADIKDRTVLVLNVEALDEVKRHIDEGLNSIKTIVKEVKQNVDDHSTALQRVSDRQQEAAKEIARLAAAPPQAPMTPPAEHSPRSSATSSAPANSRRPNPSELSEIRNLRRDLAVLRQTYSHFQSEIEGSMASLRTKANNVKVAAAKASMSDIEAGGGQAYVIKGRKQLNTDSDRLVTQVDDLQDIVEDLRKDVVTRGVRPRPRQLETVAKEISQLTIELKKMEEYMKREKPVWTRIWEKELEEVCQGREELRIMEELMIDLQDDLEKASETFALVEQATKEQLKDAGAGNAAGPIGPGVLRQFSRGLENIGNNAFVDPSAAKEGVLGEVRALQPNHENRLEAIERAEKLRQKELETRKGNALTKEITAFVGEGKLKKSGGFEEVERARKAMDDKIRREVWERQNGIVPENPVGEESAPETGGNAAEVEPDQAAPQA
- a CDS encoding deoxyhypusine synthase; amino-acid sequence: MSQESQAPTQAKDAVLVQSAEMPAGSQKVEELDFNKFRGRPITAEDLLDGMRHMGFQASSMCEAVRIINDMRAWSDPETGERTTIFLGYTSNLISSGLRGVLRYLVQHKHVSAIVTTAGGVEEDLIKCLGDTYMSSFSAPGADLRKKGLNRIGNLVVPNSNYCAFEDWVVPILDKMLEEQEAGRGKGDDGQDAVNWTPSKVIHRLGQEINDERSVYYWAWKNDIPVFCPALTDGSLGDMLYFHSFKASPRHLRVDIVEDIRKINTIAVRAKRAGIIILGGGVVKHHIANACLMRNGAESAVYINTAQEFDGSDAGARPDEAVSWGKIKAGADAVKVYLEATSCFPFIVANSFAKDDQHIKPDSS